One genomic segment of Culturomica massiliensis includes these proteins:
- a CDS encoding site-specific integrase has product MATLKVMIDKQKMTREGVCPIVIKILHNKGRRVIQLPQRIMFEQWDLKRSMINEKFGTPEQRREWQRINYSIECEIMKLKKIILDCEASGINYSVEDIFEAYYHKTSRVPVFDYIREIITSLERVGKNGNSNVYKGTLGILRRFCGKENLTFEEVNYSFLRNFEAHLQERGCKINTISFYLRTIRSVFNRAIKDGIVSEDHYPFKKITIRKEKTVKRAIYKDEIAQIKNLDLSSMPHLEMARDIFLFSFYMRGMSFKDIAFLRVANIVGDRIYYSRQKTGQKLNIKLTDRAMEIIRKYNNLTDRKAFIFPIILFPGKNEFSQYKNSYRKINRRLKTVGSILGSRVPLTTYVARHSWASIAKRSGIPISVISEGLGHDSEKTTQIYLDSFENNVLDAANEMVTDI; this is encoded by the coding sequence ATGGCTACATTAAAAGTAATGATTGACAAGCAAAAAATGACTCGTGAAGGAGTCTGTCCTATTGTAATTAAAATTCTTCACAACAAGGGAAGACGTGTTATCCAATTGCCTCAGCGTATCATGTTTGAGCAATGGGATCTGAAAAGATCTATGATTAACGAAAAATTTGGCACACCGGAACAAAGAAGGGAATGGCAAAGGATAAATTACAGTATAGAATGTGAAATCATGAAGCTTAAAAAGATTATCTTGGATTGTGAGGCTTCCGGTATCAATTATTCTGTTGAGGATATTTTTGAGGCTTATTATCATAAAACGTCAAGGGTTCCTGTCTTTGACTATATCCGGGAGATTATCACCTCTTTGGAACGGGTTGGAAAAAATGGAAATTCAAATGTATATAAAGGAACACTGGGTATTTTACGGCGATTCTGCGGGAAAGAGAATCTGACATTTGAAGAGGTCAATTACAGTTTTTTACGGAATTTCGAGGCCCATTTGCAGGAACGGGGATGTAAAATCAATACCATTTCGTTTTATCTCCGAACCATTCGTTCGGTTTTTAACCGGGCGATTAAAGATGGGATCGTATCTGAAGATCATTATCCTTTTAAAAAGATTACGATCCGGAAAGAGAAAACAGTAAAGCGTGCAATATATAAGGATGAGATTGCCCAGATAAAAAATCTGGATTTGTCTTCTATGCCTCATTTGGAAATGGCCCGGGATATCTTTCTTTTTAGTTTTTATATGCGGGGCATGTCATTTAAGGATATTGCATTCCTGAGGGTAGCTAATATTGTCGGCGACCGTATTTATTATTCGCGCCAGAAAACGGGACAGAAGCTGAATATAAAATTAACGGACCGGGCAATGGAGATTATACGGAAATACAATAATCTGACCGACCGGAAAGCTTTTATCTTTCCGATCATCCTTTTCCCGGGCAAAAATGAATTCAGTCAGTATAAAAACAGTTATCGGAAGATCAATCGCCGGTTGAAAACCGTCGGATCGATATTGGGCTCGCGCGTTCCGCTTACAACTTATGTCGCCCGCCATTCATGGGCTTCGATTGCGAAACGTTCCGGGATACCGATATCCGTCATTAGTGAAGGACTCGGGCATGATTCTGAAAAAACGACTCAAATCTATTTGGATAGTTTCGAGAATAATGTACTGGATGCTGCCAATGAAATGGTTACGGATATATGA